AAATTGGTTTACCTGGATTTTCAAGTGAATAAAAGTTCTGAAAAATTAGTCTGATTGCGAAGATAAGATTTTAACGAGTATTTTTAGCACACCACCATGTGTACCATTTATCATCAAAAAACGCACGGTGACAACGTCACTCGACACAGGCTAGGTGTTAAAGGTAGCGTAGTTTTAAAGGGACCCTGACGGTTGACGCGGTTGGATCATTTTCAGTTGCTCTTGTGGGGCTGAGTGAGACATTCATTCATGTATCCCTCCTTCTGGGACTAAAACATGGCTCAGAGTCTGTGGTGATAGGTAGACTGTATTGATTAATATTCTGGAGTTAATTCCCCGGAAGACATGTTAGATTTCCACTCTGGGACGCACACAATTCAGAAAGTCTTGCCATCCGGATTCTTatctttcttctcttttttctaCATGTGAAATTTCAGGTAAGGCATTTCCACACCTTGTTAACAAGGTAAATGATTAATTAAGATGCTGCCTTTCATATAAGTAGGttaatgaaattgatttgatcAATTGCTATGCTTGGATTGAGATTCTTGTAGCTGACATCTGAGCAAGCTATGAAATCAAAAGTCAATAGATTGATTGATTAGTCTTTAAGCAAAGTCAGAAATCATGAATAAAATGAAGTTTTGTGAAGAGGGGGCAAGCTTCTTGTGTAATTGTGTGTGAACCAAACAGTCGTTAACAGTAACTCTGAAATTCTTCTGTGATTgattcaaatgtttttattgtaaTCTTATCTCATAATGGGGAGAGTTTTAGTTGTGTAAAAGTTGACGAACAGAGAGAAAATTGAAAAGGTTTTCCTTCAATGCGACTCAAAcaaaacaagcaaaaaaagccttgaaattttctctaaatattcaaGCATTGCTTTCTCACACAAAAGCTGGTCATTATGCTGGgttttagatttaaatttgtgcaAACAGTTAGTAATGGTAAAGTCAACAGCAGATTTGGAGGAATCGTCCCCATGAAAGGAAAAATGTTCCAACCATGTCTTCCAgattaaattacatttaaaccctccaaattatattttctgaGGGGAACAAAGAGTAGGGGGTAACCATcgcaatgaaaataaaagacaaataaTTGTTAAACCATTGAAAGACGAAATAAAAAACCCTCCCCATGTGAACAATGGATCAACTGATGGTACGCTAACAATAAGGTTTTCAACCAAAtcatctttaataaaatatgacgggcaaattttcatcaattttgtcAGTTTCTCAAGCATACCAAATCGAATTGAATAAAGACCGGTAcacgaaaaaagaaaaactacaATTAAGACTTTGCATGCGGACAGACAATTATTTGTTgacaataaaaggattttagTTTGTTGAATATAGATCAAAAAGGAACTCAGGCAGTTCACCAGTCAGATTAGGATAAAATTCTCAGCCCTTACTGAGGACGACACAGATCCATGTGGCTTCAGGGAACACACCACAGTTCTCGTCATTATATATGGATGATAAACAGATACAAAAAAAGCCCCCAGTTTTAAAATCTACATGAATTACTCTTTATGCTTGTTCAGTGTCACacaatgtttgtttatttttgtagaaATTTTTGAGACTTGTACCGATTATAATTTTGAACTAAATTTTGCACTTCAAAATAAATAGGtcttacaaattaaatttttaaaactaatcttaaatataaaatttgccGTACAGaaatgtaacaaaaaaattcactgACAAATTTTACATTACCTGGGGAGTTGAGCattgaaaatcaattaataaatgcatttgctgtatataaattaaaaatgcagATCTTACACAAAACTGCACTTAAACATTCACTCTTTGTATAAGATCTTATCTTGACGCTTTTttcctgttttttgttttaataatacacCATTAACACTCAATATCAAATTTTGCACAGAATGCATAATTcataagaaaacaaatttgatatgatatttGGAGGGTTGCATTGTATAAGTACCACAATTTCCTGTCAATGAAACAGTGAAAACGAAACTCCCcaaaataatgcacatgatGCTTATCTAGGAACTGTGTGTGCAGCGTTGTAAATACCCATTACAACAAAGAACCCGTCTAACTTTACACAAAATGATACCATCAAGCCTCATTCCAGTCAGGCAAAGACTTGCATTTTTTAGcgcaatttcaaagtaaatttgCTAATTACAGCTCTCAATGATGTTGacctcccccaccccccacccctgACCCCCAGCCTTTCACCCCTGTCTGACACCCAGCCTGGGTGAGATTTGTCAGAGAGCACCTGCTGAACCACCCCCAGCCTATAGATGTACACAGTAATTACACCAGTGTGCTTTATTAGTTTTATGGTCACGAGACATATTCGGTGAAATCTTTCTGCCTGGGTACCCCTCCATACTTTTTGAATGCCAGTTCCCTGCATAAGCCTGCACAATCTCCAATCTCTCACTTTTCATTTGGGAATGGAAATGATTGCCATTCACAGATGCAAGATGGAGGAATTATTAAAGGTAGAATTGGGAGACGATGAGGAGCATTATATGACAAACctcaaataaagaaataaaagagtcAAAAAGCAGCCAGCCAACTAATTGGTTTATCTCCGACTTAATCTTATATCTTTACAGGTAAATTTCACTTCTGAAGTGTAAATTTGCATTGGAAATGGAGCGTATCAATAAATGACgaccaaaaaatatttctctcCTCTCTGAAAATATATCGAAAATAGGTCAAGTATGATGTGATTCCAACACAGGTTGTCCATCAGGCTTTGTTGGGATAAGGTCCTGTCCTCTTATCACGTCCTCTCTGAAGCCCTAAATAATGCTggcttatacatgtaatctgtTTGCAGATCAGCATTGTATTTTGTGATGACAATATATTTGTGATAGCCTAATCTGGGATTACAGTCTggtttttcttttcattctCCAGGTGAATGTGTGGGACACCACTGCCTGAACTCACAGTATGGCGAAAAAGTACAGGAGGGGTAACAGAGAAATCCACTCAGCATGACCGACGCAATGACCGTGAATTATCTGTTCTTCCTTGGGATCTTGATTCCATGCATCATCACCATTGTTCTTTTTATTGTGTTCATCTACTGCATGCGCAAGTTTCGAATACGTAGAGAGATCATGACGAAGAAGCATGATCCGCATGGAAGACTGCGGAAACTCCATGGAGCCTATGCTCCTCCACCACCTCCTCTTCCTCCAATGTGGAGCAGACAGTCTGCGCAATTCAAACAGAAGGACAGACTTCTGTGTGAGCGAGACAATGAAGCTTACGATGAAGctggtgagatatctcaagctCAGGGTGGCAATCATCAGCTGTATCAAACCTGTAATGACAGCGGAATGTCCGATCTCAGTGAGGCGCAGTACCGCTACGATCAAGAGCGACCCTACTCTCAATCGTCCACAGATTCTGAGGATTCTGGGTTTCGGAGTTCCCGATCTGGACAGTATTTACACAGTGCACAAAATAGCAATACTCAGGACATGCCTTTGTTTAAACCTATAAAATCTCATCGAGAAAGTCTGACGATGACAGTGCATCAAGGCTGTTCGTCCAAACAGCCCAGCCCGAGTCATCGCGCAAATTCAAACTGTGACTTTTGTCGAAGTTCTAGTCGACAGTCTAAGCAGAAACAGAGTCGTCCTTCATCCAGGAGGAAAGTTTGTGATACTAGGCCCCCATCCACCTTACATCAGACTCCATCACCAACCTGTACAAAGCTTGATCCTGTCACCATGACATTTATCAGTAACTCATCTCCCTCCACCCTGGATCTCCTACCCCCTCCCCACACATACAGGAAGAACAGCCCGGAAGCCATAGATCTACAGCAAATCGAGACCGATGTCAAACTCAGCCATATTCCCTCGATTTCCCAGCAGTGTCGTCCAATGACTATGACGACGGCTATAGTGCA
This portion of the Magallana gigas chromosome 7, xbMagGiga1.1, whole genome shotgun sequence genome encodes:
- the LOC105341712 gene encoding uncharacterized protein, which codes for MTDAMTVNYLFFLGILIPCIITIVLFIVFIYCMRKFRIRREIMTKKHDPHGRLRKLHGAYAPPPPPLPPMWSRQSAQFKQKDRLLCERDNEAYDEAGEISQAQGGNHQLYQTCNDSGMSDLSEAQYRYDQERPYSQSSTDSEDSGFRSSRSGQYLHSAQNSNTQDMPLFKPIKSHRESLTMTVHQGCSSKQPSPSHRANSNCDFCRSSSRQSKQKQSRPSSRRKVCDTRPPSTLHQTPSPTCTKLDPVTMTFISNSSPSTLDLLPPPHTYRKNSPEAIDLQQIETDVKLSHIPSISQQCRPMTMTTAIVHAPLHHYTDNTPRMSYSVV